One Brassica napus cultivar Da-Ae chromosome C2, Da-Ae, whole genome shotgun sequence DNA window includes the following coding sequences:
- the LOC106380728 gene encoding uncharacterized protein LOC106380728, whose translation MNDPSKLMNPPPQLPHPQRMNPVMMNQNPLLNQSQGLNHPIIGMMNQQPPVMMNNNQPLMMNPRSFNPNPSEYRNNFSSKTNRNNSNWKGKKMRDPIRRTYNPQIGGGYKPPPLNELQTQNRLKTKKFYPKKKYGNNNNNNNRYVPYAPRNTTSFIIRAKKSGGIADLVSPCPVTPAVLPTPMFSPSREVLGDMAKEEWGVDGYGSMKGLIRLRPDGHDDDDDDDEGGSSESDVEEHVEVERRLDHDLSRFEMIYPSCGGSDYNNVLENRVDDQDSHIAQLEEENLTLKERLFLMERELGDLRRRLQFLETRSVVGNEEVVENESGSDEGDDTGGSDARTSGDTKENHVGAEDVCMQEVAARDESAVKEVEGKEQGEKVVREVSGGQCEEADRVMVGMDQSKENEVGTAKVEDACENDSVGEQGIAI comes from the coding sequence ATGAACGATCCATCTAAGCTCATGAATCCTCCACCTCAGCTTCCGCATCCGCAAAGGATGAACCCGGTTATGATGAACCAGAATCCCTTGCTGAACCAGTCTCAAGGCTTAAACCATCCAATTATCGGTATGATGAACCAGCAGCCACCGGTTATGATGAACAACAACCAGCCTCTGATGATGAATCCCCGGAGCTTCAACCCTAACCCTAGCGAGTACCGTAACAACTTCTCCTCGAAAACGAACCGCAACAACAGCAATTGGAAAGGAAAGAAGATGAGGGATCCAATCAGGAGGACCTACAATCCTCAGATCGGAGGCGGTTACAAGCCGCCGCCGCTCAACGAGCTGCAGACTCAGAACCGgctaaaaactaaaaagtttTACCCCAAGAAGAAGTAcggtaacaacaacaacaacaacaaccgtTACGTCCCTTACGCTCCGAGGAACACGACGTCGTTTATCATCCGCGCCAAGAAATCCGGCGGAATCGCGGATCTGGTGTCTCCGTGCCCCGTGACGCCGGCAGTACTCCCCACGCCGATGTTTTCTCCGTCTAGGGAGGTGTTGGGAGATATGGCGAAGGAGGAGTGGGGCGTTGACGGTTACGGCTCAATGAAGGGGCTGATTAGGCTGCGACCTGATGGccatgacgacgacgatgatgatgatgagggaGGATCGAGTGAGAGTGATGTGGAGGAGCATGTTGAAGTTGAGAGGAGATTGGACCATGATCTGAGCCGGTTTGAGATGATTTATCCGAGCTGCGGCGGGTCTGATTACAACAATGTGTTGGAGAATCGAGTTGATGATCAGGATAGTCATATTGCGCAGCTGGAGGAAGAGAATTTGACTTTGAAGGAGAGGCTGTTCTTGATGGAAAGGGAGTTGGGGGATTTGAGGAGGAGGTTGCAGTTTCTTGAGACGAGGAGCGTGGTTGGTAATGAGGAAGTTGTTGAGAATGAGtctgggagtgatgagggtGATGACACTGGGGGCTCTGATGCTCGTACTAGTGGTGACACCAAGGAGAATCATGTAGGTGCAGAAGATGTTTGTATGCAGGAAGTTGCGGCTAGGGATGAGTCTGCGGTGAAAGAAGTTGAAGGTAAGGAACAGGGTGAGAAGGTTGTTAGGGAAGTTTCAGGTGGACAGTGTGAGGAAGCTGATCGGGTTATGGTTGGTATGGATCAGAGTAAGGAAAATGAAGTGGGAACTGCGAAGGTTGAAGATGCATGTGAGAATGATTCTGTTGGAGAACAAGGAATAGCCATATGA
- the LOC106379203 gene encoding mediator of RNA polymerase II transcription subunit 31 isoform X3, translating to MSSPEEMDDTSEPPSPPKNTYNDPDGGRQRFLLELEFVQCLANPTYIHYLAQNRYFEDEAFIGYLKYLQYWQRPEYPHCLYFLELLQNPNFRTAMAHPANKELAHRQQFYYWKNYRNNRLKHILPRPLPEPVAPQPPASLPPAPSAPAAPSPAPSPMQYSNMLPKNETRNMVSAGIDRRKRKKGP from the exons ATGTCTTCGCCAGAGGAGATGGATGATACATCAGAACCCCCATCCCC GCCAAAGAACACTTACAATGATCCCGACGGTGGAAGGCAACGATTCTTACTTGAACTCGAGTTCGTTCAGTGTCTCGCTAATCCTACTTACATCCACT ACCTGGCACAGAATCGCTATTTTGAAGATGAAGCGTTTATTGGATACTTGAAGTATCTTCAGTACTGGCAGCGACCAGA GTATCCACACTGCCTTTATTTCCTCGAACTTCTTCAAAACCCCAACTTCAGAACTGCTATGGCCCATCCTGCAAACAAG gaGTTGGCACATAGGCAACAGTTTTACTATTGGAAGAACTACAGAAACAACAGGCTGAAGCACATTCTACCACGGCCTCTTCCTGAGCCTGTAGCTCCACAACCGCCAGCTTCTCTGCCACCTGCCCCGTCTGCACCTGCTGCTCCATCTCCAGCTCCTTCTCCGATGCAGTACAGTAATATGCTTCCGAAGAATGAAACAAGGAATATGGTTTCTGCTGGGATTGATCGTAGGAAGAGAAA GAAGGGTCCATGA
- the LOC106379203 gene encoding mediator of RNA polymerase II transcription subunit 31 isoform X2, translating into MSSPEEMDDTSEPPSPPKNTYNDPDGGRQRFLLELEFVQCLANPTYIHYLAQNRYFEDEAFIGYLKYLQYWQRPEYIKFIMYPHCLYFLELLQNPNFRTAMAHPANKELAHRQQFYYWKNYRNNRLKHILPRPLPEPVAPQPPASLPPAPSAPAAPSPAPSPMQYSNMLPKNETRNMVSAGIDRRKRKKGP; encoded by the exons ATGTCTTCGCCAGAGGAGATGGATGATACATCAGAACCCCCATCCCC GCCAAAGAACACTTACAATGATCCCGACGGTGGAAGGCAACGATTCTTACTTGAACTCGAGTTCGTTCAGTGTCTCGCTAATCCTACTTACATCCACT ACCTGGCACAGAATCGCTATTTTGAAGATGAAGCGTTTATTGGATACTTGAAGTATCTTCAGTACTGGCAGCGACCAGAGTACATCAAGTTCATAAT GTATCCACACTGCCTTTATTTCCTCGAACTTCTTCAAAACCCCAACTTCAGAACTGCTATGGCCCATCCTGCAAACAAG gaGTTGGCACATAGGCAACAGTTTTACTATTGGAAGAACTACAGAAACAACAGGCTGAAGCACATTCTACCACGGCCTCTTCCTGAGCCTGTAGCTCCACAACCGCCAGCTTCTCTGCCACCTGCCCCGTCTGCACCTGCTGCTCCATCTCCAGCTCCTTCTCCGATGCAGTACAGTAATATGCTTCCGAAGAATGAAACAAGGAATATGGTTTCTGCTGGGATTGATCGTAGGAAGAGAAA GAAGGGTCCATGA
- the LOC106379203 gene encoding mediator of RNA polymerase II transcription subunit 31 isoform X1 yields MSSPEEMDDTSEPPSPPKNTYNDPDGGRQRFLLELEFVQCLANPTYIHYLAQNRYFEDEAFIGYLKYLQYWQRPEYIKFIMYPHCLYFLELLQNPNFRTAMAHPANKELAHRQQFYYWKNYRNNRLKHILPRPLPEPVAPQPPASLPPAPSAPAAPSPAPSPMQYSNMLPKNETRNMVSAGIDRRKRKYVLLSSS; encoded by the exons ATGTCTTCGCCAGAGGAGATGGATGATACATCAGAACCCCCATCCCC GCCAAAGAACACTTACAATGATCCCGACGGTGGAAGGCAACGATTCTTACTTGAACTCGAGTTCGTTCAGTGTCTCGCTAATCCTACTTACATCCACT ACCTGGCACAGAATCGCTATTTTGAAGATGAAGCGTTTATTGGATACTTGAAGTATCTTCAGTACTGGCAGCGACCAGAGTACATCAAGTTCATAAT GTATCCACACTGCCTTTATTTCCTCGAACTTCTTCAAAACCCCAACTTCAGAACTGCTATGGCCCATCCTGCAAACAAG gaGTTGGCACATAGGCAACAGTTTTACTATTGGAAGAACTACAGAAACAACAGGCTGAAGCACATTCTACCACGGCCTCTTCCTGAGCCTGTAGCTCCACAACCGCCAGCTTCTCTGCCACCTGCCCCGTCTGCACCTGCTGCTCCATCTCCAGCTCCTTCTCCGATGCAGTACAGTAATATGCTTCCGAAGAATGAAACAAGGAATATGGTTTCTGCTGGGATTGATCGTAGGAAGAGAAAGTATgtgcttctttcttcttcctga